A region from the Candidatus Persebacteraceae bacterium Df01 genome encodes:
- the rpsK gene encoding 30S ribosomal protein S11 — translation MAHQSSGKKIKRVVQDAVVHVTATFNNTIVTFADRHGNVLAWATTGSSGFKGARKGTPYAAQITVDGVGKKAQEMGVQNVDVRLQGVGSGRDSAVRALYAMGFKVNSISDVTPMPHNGCRPPKRRRV, via the coding sequence ATGGCTCATCAAAGTTCAGGAAAAAAAATTAAGCGCGTGGTGCAAGATGCCGTGGTGCATGTGACAGCAACTTTTAATAATACTATTGTGACTTTTGCCGATCGTCACGGTAATGTGTTGGCGTGGGCGACAACGGGTTCTTCCGGTTTTAAGGGGGCGCGCAAGGGGACGCCTTATGCAGCTCAAATCACAGTAGATGGGGTGGGTAAAAAAGCGCAGGAAATGGGCGTTCAAAACGTGGACGTGCGGTTACAGGGCGTAGGTTCTGGTCGCGACTCGGCAGTGCGGGCGCTGTATGCCATGGGTTTTAAAGTAAATTCCATTTCCGATGTAACACCAATGCCGCATAACGGTTGCCGTCCGCCTAAGCGTCGTCGAGTTTAA
- the rpmJ gene encoding 50S ribosomal protein L36 yields the protein MKVRSSVKRICRHCQIIRRNGRVWVLCKEVRHKQRQG from the coding sequence ATGAAAGTACGTTCTTCAGTCAAGCGCATTTGTCGCCATTGTCAAATTATTCGCCGCAACGGGCGGGTTTGGGTATTGTGTAAAGAAGTTCGCCACAAGCAGCGTCAAGGATGA
- the rpsM gene encoding 30S ribosomal protein S13 produces MIRISGVVVPEYKHVEIALTAIYGIGRARAREICRRADIDPGVQMKTLSDDKKEFLRVEIGKYVIEGDLRREISMNVKRLMDLGCYRGLRHRHGLTVRGQRTRTNARTRKGPRRLRVKK; encoded by the coding sequence ATGATACGAATATCCGGCGTTGTTGTCCCCGAATATAAGCATGTGGAAATCGCGTTAACAGCGATTTACGGCATCGGTAGAGCACGGGCGAGAGAAATTTGTCGGCGTGCTGATATTGATCCTGGGGTTCAAATGAAAACCCTGAGTGATGACAAAAAAGAGTTTTTGCGCGTAGAAATCGGTAAATATGTCATTGAGGGCGATTTGCGTAGAGAAATATCCATGAATGTCAAGAGGCTAATGGATTTGGGTTGTTATCGTGGGCTTCGCCATCGTCACGGATTAACTGTGCGTGGGCAGCGAACTCGAACTAATGCTCGAACTCGTAAAGGACCGCGTCGTCTTCGGGTGAAAAAATAA